One genomic window of Malaciobacter molluscorum LMG 25693 includes the following:
- a CDS encoding GGDEF domain-containing response regulator, with protein MKKILIIEDSKSIASTLSLMIKEQFGYKTVLGSSVKECAKILLEHKGRFDVALLDLGLPDSTNGEIVDFVTKFNIPIIILTASISIEEDIKNRSLNIVDYVIKDGIYSFKYALSVIQRVINNKTIKVLVVDDSKSFLETIKKLLQRYRLTVFTAKNGKEALDVMNEHQDIKLLLTDYYMPLIDGLELVRVLRKKYNKDELSIIVTSGSKDKKTASKFLKYGANDFLYKGFTQEELFVRISANLELLELFEQLRKKANTDYLTNLYNRRYFFEQGKKILEFSKINNKICAVVLIDIDNFKIINDEYGHDIGDIAIKEVSIVLNRFLYNNELVARLGGEEFSILFYNCEEKETLDKLELIREEFEKNVIDLGTINIKFTVSIGCSFNNSNGSIEAMLQEADKNLYKAKDSGRNQIRYKK; from the coding sequence ATGAAGAAAATTCTTATAATTGAAGATAGTAAATCTATTGCAAGCACATTAAGCTTGATGATTAAAGAACAGTTTGGTTATAAAACTGTTCTGGGATCTTCTGTAAAAGAGTGTGCTAAAATTTTATTAGAACATAAAGGTAGATTTGATGTTGCTTTATTAGATTTAGGTTTACCTGATTCTACGAATGGTGAAATTGTTGATTTTGTTACAAAATTTAATATACCAATAATTATATTAACTGCCTCAATATCAATAGAAGAAGATATTAAAAATAGAAGTTTAAATATAGTTGATTATGTAATAAAAGATGGAATTTATTCTTTTAAATATGCACTTTCAGTAATACAAAGAGTTATAAATAATAAAACTATAAAAGTTTTAGTTGTTGATGATTCAAAATCATTTTTAGAAACTATAAAAAAACTTTTGCAAAGATATAGACTTACAGTTTTTACCGCAAAAAATGGTAAAGAAGCTTTGGATGTTATGAATGAACATCAAGATATAAAACTTTTATTAACTGATTATTATATGCCATTAATCGATGGATTGGAACTTGTAAGAGTTCTTAGAAAAAAATATAATAAAGATGAACTTTCTATTATTGTAACTTCAGGTTCAAAAGATAAAAAAACAGCATCTAAATTTCTAAAATATGGTGCAAATGACTTTTTATATAAAGGATTTACTCAAGAAGAACTTTTTGTTAGAATTAGTGCAAATCTTGAGTTATTAGAGTTATTTGAACAGTTAAGAAAAAAAGCAAATACTGATTATTTAACTAATCTTTATAATAGAAGATATTTTTTTGAGCAAGGTAAAAAGATATTAGAGTTTTCAAAAATTAATAATAAAATTTGTGCAGTTGTATTAATTGATATTGATAATTTTAAGATTATTAATGATGAATATGGTCATGATATTGGTGATATTGCTATAAAAGAAGTATCTATTGTATTAAATAGATTTTTATATAATAATGAATTAGTAGCAAGATTAGGTGGAGAAGAATTTTCTATTCTTTTTTATAATTGTGAAGAGAAAGAGACTTTGGATAAATTAGAATTAATAAGAGAAGAATTTGAAAAAAATGTAATTGATCTTGGAACTATTAATATAAAATTTACTGTTTCAATAGGATGTAGTTTTAATAACTCTAATGGTTCAATAGAGGCAATGTTACAAGAAGCTGATAAAAATTTATATAAAGCAAAAGATTCTGGAAGAAATCAAATAAGGTATAAAAAATGA
- a CDS encoding FtsW/RodA/SpoVE family cell cycle protein, with translation MNFSRNKIKPKVQINNNEPDYILFLLVSILITISIIFSYSLTIYTVQFFEYNQFHFFIRQLFVGILSLIIMWSLSQFNPDKFVGKLSMTLFIIFFLLMAVMPFLPASLVTESGGANRWIRLPGVSLSPVEFFKVGFIYFLSWSFHRRVMVMPKKMTLKEELLLLAPYFGTFLLVVFLVAFLQKDLGQVVLLGVILIVLLVFANRSFKVFLSLGASALFAFIILIISAPHRINRIYSWWAMNQDGILAIMPEWVDNYLRIDELPEPYQVSHSLNAIHNGGFFGKGVSLGDIKLGFLSEVHTDFVLAGITEEIGLIGLLFILFILFSIVWRIFIISRRVNNPIYHLFTLGIALMIIIAFLINSYGISGIIPIKGIAVPFLSYGGSSMLSMAIAIGLVLSISRTIKKEKHTK, from the coding sequence ATGAATTTTAGCAGAAATAAGATTAAACCCAAAGTTCAAATAAATAATAATGAACCAGACTATATACTTTTTTTATTAGTTTCTATTTTAATTACAATAAGTATTATATTCTCATACTCTTTAACAATATATACGGTTCAATTTTTTGAATATAACCAATTTCATTTTTTTATAAGACAATTATTTGTTGGAATATTATCTTTAATAATTATGTGGAGTCTTTCTCAATTTAATCCTGACAAATTTGTAGGCAAATTAAGTATGACTCTTTTTATTATATTTTTTTTATTAATGGCAGTTATGCCATTTTTACCTGCAAGTTTAGTTACAGAAAGTGGTGGAGCAAATAGGTGGATTAGATTACCTGGTGTGTCATTATCTCCTGTTGAGTTTTTTAAAGTGGGGTTTATATATTTTTTATCATGGTCTTTTCATAGGCGTGTTATGGTTATGCCTAAAAAGATGACATTAAAAGAAGAACTTTTACTTCTTGCCCCTTATTTTGGTACTTTTTTATTAGTAGTTTTTCTTGTGGCTTTTTTACAAAAAGATTTAGGTCAAGTTGTATTATTAGGGGTTATTTTAATTGTTTTATTAGTTTTTGCAAATAGAAGTTTTAAAGTATTCTTATCATTAGGTGCTAGTGCATTATTTGCTTTTATAATTTTGATTATTTCTGCACCTCATAGAATTAATAGAATATATTCTTGGTGGGCAATGAATCAAGATGGAATATTAGCAATAATGCCAGAATGGGTTGATAATTATTTAAGAATTGATGAGTTACCTGAACCTTATCAAGTTTCACACTCTTTAAATGCTATTCATAATGGTGGTTTTTTTGGAAAAGGAGTATCTTTAGGAGATATTAAACTTGGGTTTTTATCTGAAGTTCATACTGACTTTGTTTTAGCTGGAATTACGGAAGAAATTGGATTAATTGGATTATTATTTATTTTATTTATTTTATTTTCAATTGTTTGGAGAATATTTATTATAAGTAGGAGAGTAAATAATCCAATTTATCATCTATTTACTCTTGGAATTGCATTAATGATAATAATAGCTTTTTTGATTAACTCATATGGTATTTCTGGAATTATACCTATTAAAGGTATTGCTGTTCCTTTTTTAAGTTATGGTGGTTCATCAATGTTATCAATGGCTATTGCAATTGGATTAGTTTTATCAATTAGTAGAACAATAAAAAAGGAGAAACATACTAAATGA
- a CDS encoding MoaD/ThiS family protein: MVEVEFLGPINKDKVTLEITNLSQLGEVLKKDSEISNWLDKCAVAVNDTLVSSKDVKLNDGDKISLLPPVCGG; the protein is encoded by the coding sequence ATGGTTGAAGTAGAATTTTTAGGACCAATTAATAAAGATAAAGTAACATTAGAAATTACTAACTTATCTCAATTAGGTGAAGTATTAAAAAAAGATAGTGAAATTAGTAATTGGCTAGATAAATGTGCAGTGGCAGTAAATGATACGCTAGTTTCTTCTAAAGATGTAAAATTAAATGATGGTGACAAAATATCATTATTACCTCCTGTTTGTGGTGGTTGA
- a CDS encoding UDP-N-acetylglucosamine--N-acetylmuramyl-(pentapeptide) pyrophosphoryl-undecaprenol N-acetylglucosamine transferase, translated as MKGRVVITGGGTGGHLKVAKAFIDEFYKRGTPAIFIGSTSGQDRTWFENDRKLKKAIFLDTKGVVNKNILGKVSSLFKIAKEVNHCLNIFDTADVQTVISVGGFSAAPATFASILSYGCKLYIHEQNSKMGKLNELTSKFATEVFSSYLEKSKVKDYPVSSEFFDNARVREKIETIIFLGGSQGAVAINNYALSIAKKLDDLSINIIHQTGKNDFQRVKQEYEKLGINADVFDFTDDISKKMSKADFAISRSGASTLWELSANALPALFIPYPYAAKDHQYYNAKFLKDKKLCFICREKNLTSQVIDKILTCDVNSISRGLVDSINCDAIESLVDIIIENNQ; from the coding sequence ATGAAAGGTAGAGTTGTTATAACAGGTGGCGGAACAGGAGGCCATCTAAAAGTTGCTAAAGCTTTTATTGATGAATTTTATAAAAGAGGAACTCCCGCAATTTTTATTGGATCTACTTCTGGACAAGATAGGACTTGGTTTGAGAATGATAGAAAATTAAAAAAAGCTATTTTTTTAGATACAAAAGGTGTAGTTAATAAAAATATACTTGGAAAAGTTAGTTCTTTATTTAAAATAGCAAAAGAAGTAAATCATTGTTTAAATATATTTGATACTGCTGATGTTCAAACTGTAATTTCTGTTGGTGGTTTTTCAGCAGCACCTGCAACTTTTGCTTCAATTTTATCTTATGGATGTAAATTGTATATTCATGAACAAAATTCTAAAATGGGTAAGTTAAATGAATTAACAAGTAAATTTGCAACTGAAGTATTTTCATCTTATTTAGAAAAATCAAAAGTAAAAGATTATCCAGTTTCATCTGAATTTTTTGATAATGCAAGAGTAAGAGAAAAAATTGAAACTATTATATTTTTAGGTGGCTCTCAAGGTGCAGTTGCAATAAATAATTATGCATTAAGTATTGCAAAAAAATTAGATGATTTAAGTATAAATATAATACATCAAACTGGGAAAAATGATTTCCAAAGAGTAAAACAAGAGTATGAAAAATTAGGTATTAATGCTGATGTTTTTGATTTCACTGATGATATATCAAAAAAAATGAGTAAAGCAGACTTTGCAATTAGTAGAAGTGGAGCTTCAACACTTTGGGAATTATCTGCAAATGCATTGCCTGCCCTTTTTATTCCATATCCTTATGCTGCAAAAGATCATCAATATTATAATGCAAAGTTTTTAAAAGATAAAAAATTATGTTTTATATGTAGAGAAAAGAATTTAACATCACAAGTTATAGATAAAATTTTAACTTGTGATGTTAATTCTATTAGTAGAGGTTTAGTTGATTCTATTAATTGTGATGCAATAGAAAGTTTAGTTGATATTATTATTGAAAATAATCAATAA
- a CDS encoding ArnT family glycosyltransferase — protein MIIQSKNQYNKIIYLSLIVTTIVLIFVSNTLSISYKEALNFFHNSSLLSILTNISTTIFGQNDIALRLPFLCFYFFSVILLYVNTKNFFKYQLDRAVSTIIFMFLPGVLSASLLVNSAIVVTFCTLLYIYYYQKTNKHNYFFLFVFLFVDNSFAILFLAIFFYSMSKKDNLMIYISLILFGLSMGIYGFDSSGKPKGFFADTFAIYASIFSPFLFLYFFYSMYRLGVKNQRSFIWYISVTALIFSFIFSFRQQIYIEDYAPFVVIAIPLMVRLFFHSYRVRLSEFRKIHNFFAFLVLITLSLNIVITIFNKPLYLILENPKKHFVYKYHVVKELSKELKKQHINFITSSDDKLLLRLKFYKIYKGKKYYISLNKLNDYNYSFPIEYYGVTVATAYVKKI, from the coding sequence ATGATAATTCAAAGCAAAAATCAATACAATAAAATTATTTATTTATCTTTAATAGTTACTACAATAGTATTGATTTTTGTTTCAAATACATTAAGTATATCTTATAAAGAGGCACTTAACTTTTTTCATAATAGTTCATTATTGTCTATATTAACTAATATATCTACAACTATATTTGGACAAAATGATATTGCATTAAGACTACCATTTTTATGTTTTTACTTTTTTAGTGTAATTTTACTTTATGTAAATACAAAAAACTTTTTTAAGTACCAACTTGATAGAGCGGTTTCAACAATAATATTTATGTTCTTACCTGGTGTTTTAAGTGCTTCACTTTTAGTTAATAGTGCGATTGTTGTAACTTTTTGTACTCTTTTATATATATATTATTATCAAAAAACAAATAAACATAACTATTTTTTCTTATTTGTTTTTTTATTTGTTGATAACTCTTTTGCAATTCTTTTTCTAGCAATTTTCTTTTATTCTATGAGTAAAAAAGATAATCTAATGATATATATTAGTTTAATTCTATTTGGATTGTCTATGGGAATATACGGATTTGATAGTTCAGGTAAACCAAAAGGTTTTTTTGCTGATACTTTTGCAATTTACGCTTCAATATTTTCTCCTTTTCTTTTTCTTTATTTCTTTTATTCAATGTATAGATTGGGAGTAAAAAATCAAAGAAGTTTTATTTGGTATATAAGTGTAACTGCATTAATTTTTTCTTTTATTTTTTCCTTTAGACAACAAATATATATAGAAGATTATGCTCCATTTGTAGTTATTGCAATACCTCTTATGGTAAGATTATTTTTTCATTCATATAGAGTTAGATTAAGTGAGTTTAGAAAAATCCATAACTTTTTTGCTTTTTTAGTTTTAATTACATTATCATTAAATATTGTAATAACTATTTTTAATAAACCTCTATATTTAATTCTTGAAAATCCAAAGAAACATTTTGTTTATAAATACCATGTGGTAAAAGAGCTTAGTAAAGAACTAAAAAAACAACATATTAATTTTATTACCTCAAGTGATGATAAATTATTATTAAGATTAAAATTTTATAAAATATATAAAGGAAAAAAATATTATATAAGTTTAAATAAATTAAATGATTATAATTACTCATTTCCAATTGAATATTATGGAGTTACTGTAGCAACTGCTTATGTTAAAAAAATATGA
- a CDS encoding peptidylprolyl isomerase: MFGFKKELKEYDYSKEILDTFKYAKITTENGTILIKLFNNETPNTVSNFATLANDGFYNGLTFHRVIPGFMAQGGCPNGTGTGGPDWAIECETNADKQVHKRGSLSMAHAGPNTGGSQFFICFVDCPHLDGVHTVFGEIEEEDENSFETLDNINQDDKIISIEILEKR; this comes from the coding sequence ATGTTCGGATTTAAAAAAGAACTTAAAGAATATGATTATTCAAAAGAGATACTTGATACTTTCAAATATGCAAAAATAACAACTGAAAATGGCACAATTTTAATTAAGCTATTTAATAATGAAACTCCTAATACAGTTTCAAATTTTGCAACACTTGCAAATGATGGATTTTATAATGGTTTAACTTTTCACAGAGTTATCCCTGGATTTATGGCACAAGGTGGATGTCCAAATGGAACAGGTACAGGTGGACCTGATTGGGCAATAGAATGTGAAACAAATGCAGATAAACAAGTTCACAAAAGAGGAAGTCTTTCTATGGCACATGCTGGACCAAATACAGGGGGGAGCCAATTTTTTATCTGTTTTGTAGATTGTCCTCATTTAGATGGAGTACATACTGTTTTTGGAGAAATTGAAGAAGAGGATGAAAATAGCTTCGAAACTCTTGATAATATAAACCAAGATGATAAAATAATATCAATTGAAATTTTAGAGAAAAGATAA
- a CDS encoding peptidoglycan D,D-transpeptidase FtsI family protein: protein MTSNNIENVNKTKKIAILFLLILLFLIILVFSIANTMTKDRRMPSLQITKKELAVRGDIVSSDNFKIASSKKLYKASIDTRFLDLNKKELFLKLFSIYSNISYNKLKRKVDESIKDHPGYLVLSYNVDSRTAKNLKELGFKLRRLKVFKAKEIAGGRVLQGLNIIESGEKRIYSYNNTLTPVVGYIRKFESENGKTKVKGIKGLERKYDALLNNTEDGILEGNRDVLSYISFDKNSIIKKREDGAKLVLNIPLKLQKNIEMILDKYKEKLSAQEIIVSVMDSKTGKILSLASSNRFNPESIRQEDIPSLNVSAIEYQFEPGSVIKPIAMALALDKNRVKKDEIFFAYNDNGKPNNKGEFRRGRYKIDRFYIKDDHQFSKHYLTIDDIIMYSSNIGLLQIIQRLKGAEIYEGYKRFGFTRKTGIDLPYEKVGEIPPIYKLAAGEDKNQDNVFKATISYGQGMTSTFMQVLKAYSVFNNHGYSVTPRIVSYLQMDNKKYKPEEIHKEKVISDNAANKLKNILIKTVKYGTGKAAYMDNLIIGGKTGTANIPRGGKYLKEYISSFFGFVNDEKENSYTIGVTVIKPNSTGRYWYYYYASQSAVPIFKEIVKNLVSLNYLTPKKDIISNKN from the coding sequence ATGACTTCAAATAATATCGAAAATGTTAATAAAACAAAAAAAATAGCAATTTTATTTTTATTAATCTTACTCTTTCTTATTATTCTAGTATTTTCAATTGCAAATACTATGACTAAAGATAGAAGAATGCCCTCTTTGCAAATAACAAAAAAAGAACTTGCAGTTAGAGGAGATATAGTAAGCTCTGATAATTTCAAAATTGCTTCATCAAAAAAATTATATAAGGCATCAATTGATACTAGATTTCTTGACTTAAATAAAAAAGAGTTATTTTTAAAACTTTTTTCTATATATAGTAATATTTCATATAATAAACTGAAAAGAAAAGTTGATGAATCAATAAAAGATCATCCAGGATATTTAGTATTATCATATAATGTTGATTCAAGAACTGCAAAAAACTTAAAAGAATTAGGTTTTAAACTAAGAAGACTAAAAGTATTTAAAGCAAAAGAAATTGCTGGAGGAAGAGTTCTTCAAGGTTTAAATATTATAGAAAGTGGTGAAAAAAGAATTTATTCATATAATAATACTCTAACACCAGTGGTTGGTTATATAAGAAAATTTGAATCAGAAAATGGAAAAACAAAAGTTAAAGGAATAAAAGGATTAGAAAGAAAATATGATGCACTTTTAAATAACACTGAAGATGGAATACTAGAAGGTAATAGAGATGTATTATCTTATATTTCATTTGATAAAAACTCTATAATCAAAAAAAGAGAAGATGGAGCAAAACTTGTTTTAAATATTCCACTAAAACTTCAAAAAAATATTGAAATGATTTTAGATAAATATAAAGAAAAATTAAGTGCTCAAGAAATAATTGTTTCAGTTATGGATAGTAAAACTGGAAAAATATTATCACTAGCATCTTCAAACAGATTTAATCCTGAAAGTATACGACAAGAAGATATACCTTCATTAAATGTTAGTGCAATAGAGTATCAATTTGAGCCAGGTTCAGTAATAAAACCAATTGCAATGGCTTTAGCTCTAGATAAAAATAGAGTTAAAAAAGATGAAATATTTTTTGCATATAATGACAATGGCAAACCAAATAATAAAGGTGAATTTAGAAGAGGAAGATATAAAATTGATAGATTTTATATAAAAGATGACCATCAATTCAGTAAACATTATCTTACAATTGATGATATTATTATGTATTCTAGTAACATCGGTTTATTACAAATTATTCAAAGACTAAAAGGTGCTGAAATTTATGAAGGTTATAAAAGATTTGGATTTACAAGAAAAACAGGAATAGATTTACCTTATGAAAAAGTAGGAGAAATTCCACCTATATATAAACTTGCAGCAGGTGAAGATAAAAATCAAGATAATGTTTTTAAAGCAACAATTTCTTATGGTCAAGGAATGACTTCAACTTTTATGCAAGTATTAAAAGCATATAGTGTATTTAATAATCATGGATATAGTGTAACACCAAGAATTGTATCTTATTTACAAATGGATAATAAAAAATATAAACCAGAAGAAATTCATAAAGAGAAAGTTATATCTGATAATGCTGCAAATAAATTAAAAAATATATTAATAAAAACAGTAAAATATGGAACTGGTAAAGCAGCATATATGGATAATCTAATAATAGGTGGGAAAACAGGTACTGCAAATATTCCAAGAGGAGGAAAATATCTTAAAGAGTATATTTCATCTTTCTTTGGATTTGTAAATGATGAAAAAGAAAATTCATATACCATTGGAGTTACAGTGATAAAACCAAATTCAACAGGTCGATATTGGTATTATTACTATGCTTCACAATCAGCTGTACCAATATTTAAAGAGATTGTAAAAAATTTAGTTAGCTTAAACTATCTTACACCTAAAAAAGATATAATTTCAAATAAAAATTAA
- a CDS encoding undecaprenyl-diphosphate phosphatase yields the protein MTILDSILLGIIEGFTEFLPISSTGHLIVASHFLNIEQTSINKAYEVIIQFAAILAVILNYPDKFTFKHTNLWIKIFIAFLPIGIIGFIFSSFIKQLFSIEIVATMFIVGGIIFLIVEKFYDEKKHTVSDVENISFKQSFYIGLAQIFALIPGTSRAGSTIIGAMIVGLNRKASAEFSFLLAFPVMCATTAYDLIKHHNELLHTTNLTNLIIGFIVAFFVAYLTIKLFLKFLERFTFVGFGIYRILFGILLLIIFNNNIN from the coding sequence ATGACAATACTAGACTCAATCCTACTTGGAATAATTGAAGGATTCACTGAATTCTTACCAATTTCATCTACAGGACATCTAATTGTTGCAAGTCATTTTTTAAATATTGAGCAAACATCAATTAATAAAGCTTATGAAGTTATTATACAATTTGCAGCAATTCTTGCTGTAATTCTTAACTACCCAGATAAATTTACATTTAAACATACTAATTTATGGATTAAAATATTTATTGCATTTTTACCAATAGGAATTATTGGTTTTATCTTTTCTTCTTTTATTAAACAATTATTCTCTATTGAAATTGTTGCAACTATGTTTATAGTAGGAGGTATAATATTTTTAATTGTTGAAAAGTTTTATGATGAAAAAAAACATACCGTTTCTGATGTTGAGAATATAAGTTTTAAACAATCTTTTTATATTGGGTTAGCACAAATTTTTGCACTCATTCCAGGTACAAGTAGAGCTGGTTCAACTATTATTGGTGCAATGATTGTAGGATTAAATAGAAAAGCCAGTGCAGAATTCTCTTTTTTACTTGCTTTTCCAGTAATGTGCGCAACTACAGCATATGATTTAATAAAACATCATAATGAATTACTTCATACAACAAATCTAACAAATTTAATAATTGGTTTTATTGTTGCTTTTTTTGTAGCATATTTAACAATAAAACTTTTTTTAAAATTCTTAGAAAGATTTACATTTGTTGGTTTTGGTATTTATAGAATTCTTTTTGGTATTCTTTTATTGATTATTTTCAATAATAATATCAACTAA
- a CDS encoding MqnA/MqnD/SBP family protein, with translation MKFAKIDFINLLPVTVYMKKNIKSNQLKAIIEYKKSYPSAINKKFKSRVVESAFISSIASRGEKALDYGIIARNEVKSVLVVPGEKYEKDFQSDTSNALAKVLNLNGKVIIGDKALKFYHENNKNDFIDLAKAWQDKYNLPFVFARLSYNKNEKLLKKTMKDFNKRHIKIPQYILAQYEKRSGINKKDILEYLKGIDYDIKLKEKRALKLFFKLAKQQGI, from the coding sequence ATGAAGTTTGCAAAAATAGATTTTATCAATTTATTACCTGTAACTGTATACATGAAAAAGAATATAAAATCAAATCAATTAAAAGCAATAATAGAGTATAAAAAATCATACCCTTCAGCAATAAACAAAAAATTTAAAAGTAGAGTTGTAGAATCTGCTTTTATCTCTTCAATAGCATCAAGAGGAGAAAAAGCACTTGATTATGGAATAATTGCAAGAAATGAAGTAAAATCAGTCCTTGTAGTTCCAGGAGAAAAATATGAAAAAGATTTCCAAAGTGATACATCAAATGCACTTGCAAAAGTATTAAATTTGAATGGTAAAGTTATAATAGGAGATAAAGCTTTAAAGTTTTATCATGAAAATAATAAAAATGACTTTATTGACTTAGCAAAAGCTTGGCAAGACAAATATAATCTTCCATTTGTATTTGCAAGATTATCTTATAATAAAAATGAAAAACTTTTAAAAAAAACTATGAAAGATTTTAATAAAAGACATATTAAAATACCTCAATATATACTTGCACAATATGAAAAACGTTCAGGTATAAATAAAAAAGATATATTAGAATACCTAAAAGGTATTGATTATGATATAAAATTAAAAGAAAAAAGAGCATTAAAACTGTTCTTTAAATTAGCAAAACAACAAGGAATTTAA
- a CDS encoding molybdopterin synthase catalytic subunit, whose protein sequence is MEELQLFDGNLPVEKITNEWYNHFKNSNYGAIITFVGVVRDEDNIEGLSFDIYEPILNSWFNSWQKKANDKNAIVLMAHSKGDVLNHESSYIAAVCSPKRRVALEMIDEFVEDFKANAPIWKYDIKNSKRVYAEDRSNPIEGAGILN, encoded by the coding sequence ATGGAAGAATTACAGTTATTTGATGGTAACTTACCAGTAGAAAAGATTACAAATGAATGGTATAACCATTTTAAAAACTCAAATTATGGTGCAATAATTACTTTTGTTGGTGTAGTAAGAGATGAAGATAATATAGAAGGGTTATCTTTTGATATTTATGAGCCTATTTTAAACTCTTGGTTTAATTCTTGGCAAAAAAAAGCAAATGATAAAAATGCAATTGTATTAATGGCTCATAGCAAAGGTGATGTATTAAATCATGAAAGTTCATATATTGCAGCTGTTTGTTCGCCAAAAAGAAGGGTTGCTTTAGAAATGATTGATGAGTTTGTAGAAGATTTTAAAGCAAATGCTCCTATATGGAAGTATGATATAAAAAACTCAAAAAGAGTTTATGCTGAAGATAGAAGTAATCCAATTGAAGGTGCTGGGATTTTGAATTAA